The following proteins are encoded in a genomic region of Paenibacillus antri:
- a CDS encoding ABC transporter substrate-binding protein — protein MKRRYGIGILALTLFATAVLAGCAGTASEEGGAEPASSESAGAPQELLTEPGTYPIVNEKTTLKVMVRGNPLVEDFATNEFTKWYEEKTNVHIEWEVVPEQSMQEKLNLVLASGDYPDVIMGLNVSPAQEMIYGSEGVFLPLNELIEKQGSQTKKLFADRPDIQEAITAPDGNIYSLPEINECYHCSQSQKMWIYEPWLTKLGLSMPTTTDEFYEVLKAFKTQDPNGNGQADEIALSISPKSWRSSIDAFLMNAFIYNPAYGNTKRLYVKDGKLDAAFNKPEWKEGLKYLNKLYAEGLLTPESFTQDDNQLIQVGENPDTVLLGASTGGHQGVFTQLLGESGRWAEYVTVPALKGPNGVQYAPNDPTGMTTGTFIITNKAQNPEVALRWADGLYEYEHTLRSNYGRPDSEWRDAKDGELGINGQPAKWSELKSFGEVQNVHWAQTGPALRSNDFRLSAVSKGEDDLEVILYNETKNNYEPYLPKDVATVPPLFMTNEQATESADIAKTVNDYVDEMLARFIIGDADIEAEWDTYVKTLETMNLNRLLEIYQEAYTAMQ, from the coding sequence ATGAAGAGAAGATATGGGATCGGCATACTCGCGTTAACGTTGTTTGCGACCGCGGTGCTGGCGGGCTGCGCCGGCACGGCGAGCGAAGAGGGCGGCGCCGAGCCGGCGTCGAGCGAATCGGCGGGAGCGCCTCAAGAGCTGCTGACCGAGCCGGGCACGTACCCGATCGTGAACGAGAAGACGACGCTGAAGGTGATGGTGCGCGGCAACCCGCTCGTCGAAGACTTCGCCACGAACGAATTCACCAAGTGGTACGAAGAGAAGACGAACGTGCATATCGAGTGGGAGGTCGTGCCGGAGCAGAGCATGCAGGAGAAGCTGAACCTCGTGCTCGCGAGCGGCGATTACCCGGACGTCATCATGGGGCTGAACGTATCGCCCGCGCAAGAGATGATTTACGGCTCGGAGGGCGTCTTCCTCCCGCTGAACGAACTGATCGAGAAGCAAGGGTCCCAGACCAAGAAGCTGTTCGCAGACCGCCCGGACATCCAAGAGGCGATCACGGCGCCGGACGGCAACATCTATTCGCTGCCGGAAATCAACGAGTGCTATCACTGCTCGCAGAGCCAGAAGATGTGGATCTACGAGCCGTGGCTGACGAAGCTCGGCTTGTCGATGCCGACGACGACGGACGAGTTCTACGAAGTGTTGAAAGCGTTCAAGACGCAGGACCCGAACGGCAACGGCCAAGCGGACGAAATTGCGCTCTCGATCTCGCCGAAGTCGTGGCGCTCTTCGATCGACGCCTTCTTGATGAACGCCTTCATCTACAACCCGGCCTACGGCAATACGAAGCGCCTGTACGTGAAGGATGGCAAGCTCGACGCCGCGTTCAACAAGCCGGAGTGGAAGGAAGGGCTGAAGTATCTGAACAAGCTGTACGCCGAAGGGCTGCTGACGCCGGAGTCGTTCACGCAGGACGATAATCAGCTGATCCAAGTCGGGGAAAATCCGGACACGGTTCTCCTCGGCGCGTCGACGGGCGGTCACCAAGGGGTGTTCACGCAGCTGCTCGGCGAGAGCGGACGCTGGGCCGAATACGTGACGGTGCCGGCGCTTAAAGGGCCGAACGGCGTGCAGTACGCGCCGAACGATCCGACGGGCATGACGACGGGCACCTTCATCATTACGAACAAAGCGCAAAACCCGGAGGTCGCGCTCCGCTGGGCGGACGGCTTGTACGAATACGAGCATACGCTGCGCAGTAACTACGGCCGCCCGGACTCGGAATGGCGCGACGCGAAGGACGGCGAGCTCGGCATTAACGGCCAGCCGGCGAAGTGGTCGGAGCTGAAGTCGTTCGGCGAGGTGCAGAACGTGCATTGGGCGCAGACCGGCCCGGCGCTCCGCTCCAACGACTTCCGCCTTAGCGCGGTCAGCAAGGGCGAAGACGATCTGGAGGTAATCCTGTACAATGAAACGAAGAACAACTACGAGCCGTACCTGCCGAAGGACGTCGCGACCGTGCCGCCGCTGTTCATGACGAACGAGCAAGCGACGGAATCGGCCGATATCGCGAAGACGGTGAACGACTACGTCGACGAGATGCTCGCGCGGTTCATTATCGGCGACGCCGACATCGAAGCGGAGTGGGACACGTACGTGAAGACGCTCGAGACGATGAATTTGAACCGCTTGCTGGAGATTTACCAAGAAGCTTATACGGCGATGCAGTAA
- a CDS encoding GIY-YIG nuclease family protein, with protein sequence MGFWDIVGKVASTVIEIGARSHADFQRNAGEKIRDYERKLAQAEGSSRMRDPEYAKKVEAARQKFEAGKQKFYGVSSPNTVVKDGVTLIGGLSVDQWDSRWQRLGILGSLTLSDLSRYNQSIGLYKAELGGKTVYIGRAVEYNNGGFRKRLRDYLRSSDSGRTHTSGGKMNQYADRITLSILVVGTSEKEVGLVKELEVAMIMKHGPAWNVQFRA encoded by the coding sequence ATGGGATTTTGGGATATTGTCGGCAAAGTGGCTTCTACCGTTATAGAAATCGGAGCAAGATCGCATGCAGACTTTCAGAGGAATGCGGGCGAGAAAATTCGCGATTATGAACGGAAGCTTGCCCAAGCCGAAGGATCATCGCGAATGAGAGACCCTGAATACGCCAAGAAGGTCGAGGCCGCTAGGCAGAAGTTTGAGGCCGGGAAGCAAAAGTTTTATGGTGTTTCCTCACCTAATACTGTAGTTAAGGATGGCGTTACCTTAATAGGCGGTTTATCGGTGGATCAATGGGATTCCCGATGGCAGAGACTTGGAATACTGGGAAGTCTTACTTTAAGCGATCTAAGTAGATACAATCAAAGCATAGGGCTATATAAAGCGGAGTTAGGCGGAAAAACCGTCTACATCGGCAGAGCGGTCGAATATAATAACGGCGGCTTCAGGAAACGGCTGAGGGATTATCTCAGAAGCAGCGACAGCGGTCGCACCCATACCTCCGGGGGAAAGATGAACCAATATGCGGACCGTATCACGTTATCGATCCTAGTCGTGGGCACATCAGAAAAGGAAGTCGGCCTAGTCAAAGAGCTGGAAGTAGCGATGATTATGAAACACGGTCCCGCGTGGAACGTTCAATTCCGCGCGTAG
- a CDS encoding carbohydrate ABC transporter permease, with the protein MSRTVMKESGGDRWFNVANTLLLTLVLIIVAYPLVYVVSASFSSTYAVMSGKVWLWPVEPSLEGYKAIFKNNNVLTGFANTFLYTAAGTLLNVIMTILAAYPLSRRDFRGRAGFMLLLVFTMMFNGGLIPTYLLVKELSMLDTIWSLIVPTALSVWNVIIMRTYFQTTIPHELLEASQLDGCNDFRFLLRIVLPLSGPIVAVIALFYGVGHWNQYFNAMIYLKNPDLYPLQLVLRDILIQNEVNIEMLGDAKTAAARQGLRELLKYSLIVVTSVPLLIVYPFVQKFFVKGVMIGSIKG; encoded by the coding sequence ATGAGTCGTACCGTCATGAAAGAATCCGGCGGCGACCGGTGGTTCAACGTCGCCAACACGCTGCTGTTAACGCTCGTTCTGATCATCGTGGCGTACCCGCTCGTTTACGTGGTCAGCGCCTCCTTCAGCTCCACGTATGCGGTCATGTCCGGCAAGGTATGGTTATGGCCGGTCGAGCCGTCGCTGGAAGGATATAAGGCGATTTTCAAAAACAACAACGTCCTGACCGGGTTCGCCAACACGTTCCTGTACACGGCCGCGGGCACGCTGTTGAACGTCATCATGACGATTCTGGCGGCATACCCGCTGTCACGCCGCGACTTCCGCGGGAGGGCCGGCTTCATGCTGCTGCTCGTGTTCACGATGATGTTCAACGGGGGCCTCATTCCGACGTATTTGCTTGTCAAAGAGCTGTCAATGCTCGACACGATATGGTCCTTGATCGTGCCGACGGCGCTGTCGGTGTGGAACGTGATCATCATGCGAACGTACTTCCAGACCACGATTCCCCACGAGCTGTTGGAGGCTTCGCAGCTGGACGGCTGCAACGACTTCCGCTTCCTGCTCCGGATCGTGCTTCCGTTATCCGGGCCGATTGTGGCGGTCATCGCCCTGTTCTACGGGGTCGGGCATTGGAATCAATATTTCAACGCGATGATTTATTTGAAAAACCCAGATTTGTATCCGCTTCAACTCGTACTGCGGGACATTCTCATTCAGAACGAGGTCAACATCGAGATGCTGGGCGACGCGAAGACGGCGGCCGCGCGGCAAGGTCTCAGGGAGCTGCTCAAGTATTCGCTTATCGTGGTGACGTCGGTCCCGCTGTTGATCGTCTACCCGTTCGTGCAGAAGTTCTTCGTGAAGGGCGTTATGATCGGTTCGATTAAAGGTTAG
- a CDS encoding DgaE family pyridoxal phosphate-dependent ammonia lyase, with translation MDHSFLAKYGLKRVVNASGRMSVIGVSAPSDTVMDAMKLGGRQYVEMAELIEASGEHIARTLGAESAVVVNSASSGIALCVAAVVTRGDRRKSLRLHQEPLARNEILLFKGHNVQYGAPIETMVYLGGGRVREIGYANEGRAEHLEEAISEETAAVLYVRSHHCVQKNMLSVEEAWEVASRRGVPLIVDAAAEEDLRKYPACSDLVIYSGSKAIEGPTSGIVCGKRTYVEWVKTQLYGIGRGMKVGKEAIFGLLQALEEYVAKEDTSEREKEALQAFLPLNELPGVGVTIVQDDSGRSIFRARVRIDPESAGTTAERMAFALRTGPVAVYTRDYGVKQGYFDLDPRSLQGDDIQVIAARIRELAGGR, from the coding sequence ATGGATCATTCTTTCCTTGCGAAATACGGGCTTAAGCGTGTCGTGAACGCCAGCGGCCGCATGAGCGTCATCGGCGTGTCGGCGCCCTCCGACACGGTGATGGACGCTATGAAACTCGGCGGGCGGCAGTACGTGGAGATGGCCGAGCTGATCGAGGCGTCCGGGGAGCATATCGCCCGAACGCTCGGGGCGGAATCGGCCGTCGTCGTCAACTCGGCGTCGAGCGGCATCGCGCTGTGCGTCGCGGCCGTCGTCACGCGGGGGGACCGGCGGAAGAGCTTGCGCCTGCACCAAGAGCCGCTCGCCCGGAACGAAATCCTCTTGTTCAAGGGGCATAACGTGCAGTACGGCGCTCCTATCGAGACGATGGTGTACCTCGGCGGCGGGCGCGTGAGAGAGATCGGGTACGCCAACGAAGGCCGAGCGGAGCATCTGGAAGAGGCGATCTCGGAGGAGACGGCCGCCGTCCTGTACGTGAGGTCGCATCATTGCGTCCAGAAGAACATGCTCTCCGTCGAGGAAGCTTGGGAAGTCGCAAGCCGGCGCGGCGTGCCGCTCATCGTCGACGCCGCGGCGGAGGAGGATCTCCGCAAGTATCCGGCGTGCTCGGATCTCGTCATCTACAGCGGTTCGAAAGCGATCGAAGGTCCGACGTCCGGCATCGTCTGCGGGAAGCGGACTTACGTCGAGTGGGTCAAGACGCAGCTGTACGGCATCGGCCGAGGCATGAAGGTCGGGAAGGAAGCGATCTTCGGCCTGCTTCAGGCGCTCGAGGAGTACGTCGCCAAGGAAGACACAAGCGAGCGGGAAAAGGAGGCGCTGCAAGCGTTCCTCCCGCTGAACGAGCTGCCGGGCGTCGGCGTGACGATCGTGCAGGACGATTCGGGCCGCTCCATTTTCCGGGCGCGGGTGCGGATCGATCCGGAGTCTGCGGGCACGACGGCCGAACGCATGGCCTTCGCGTTGCGGACCGGACCGGTCGCCGTCTACACGCGCGATTACGGCGTCAAGCAAGGGTACTTTGATCTGGATCCCCGGTCCTTGCAAGGGGACGACATTCAAGTGATCGCGGCGCGGATCCGCGAGCTGGCAGGAGGACGCTGA
- a CDS encoding amidohydrolase/deacetylase family metallohydrolase — translation MGEKLLLHNLKTMDDRVVDIAIEDGRISAVTATAPGIVRGAPAFDGSGLYVSSGWIDLHAHTFPEFDPYGDEIDEIGVRQGVATVVDAGSCGANRIAELAASGTHARTNLLAFLNVSRIGLARIDELSDLAWIDEAAAVEAVRRHPDFVVGLKARISRSVVGGNGIQPLRLARKLSDATRLPLMVHIGSGPPAIGDILPLLRQGDILTHYLHGKPNRPFDALSGPLHALREAVERGVRLDVGHGTASFSFAVAEAALRHGIVPDTISSDIYRGNRINGPVYSLANVMTKFLALGYPLRDIVAAVTSRAAASLGRPELGRIREGDASMLTLFEVKRESITLYDSEGAVRKAEHRIEPKGVVIYGSFFPCEIRA, via the coding sequence GTGGGGGAGAAACTTCTATTACATAACTTGAAAACGATGGACGATCGCGTCGTCGATATCGCGATCGAAGACGGTCGGATCTCCGCCGTAACGGCAACGGCGCCAGGGATCGTCCGCGGGGCGCCGGCGTTCGACGGATCGGGGTTGTACGTCTCTAGCGGCTGGATCGACCTGCACGCGCACACCTTCCCCGAATTCGATCCGTACGGGGATGAGATCGATGAAATCGGCGTTCGCCAAGGCGTCGCCACGGTCGTAGACGCCGGAAGCTGCGGGGCGAACCGGATCGCGGAGCTCGCCGCCAGCGGCACGCATGCGCGAACGAATCTGCTCGCGTTCCTGAACGTCTCCCGCATAGGGCTCGCGCGGATCGACGAGCTGTCCGATCTCGCCTGGATCGATGAGGCAGCCGCGGTCGAAGCCGTTCGACGGCACCCGGACTTCGTCGTCGGGCTGAAGGCGCGCATCAGCCGAAGCGTCGTTGGCGGCAACGGCATCCAGCCGCTTCGCCTCGCGCGCAAGCTGTCGGACGCGACGCGTCTGCCGCTCATGGTGCACATCGGCTCGGGACCGCCGGCAATCGGAGACATCCTGCCGCTGCTTCGCCAAGGCGATATCCTGACCCATTATTTGCACGGCAAGCCGAACCGTCCGTTCGACGCTCTGTCCGGGCCTCTGCACGCGCTGCGGGAGGCGGTCGAACGCGGCGTGCGGCTGGACGTCGGCCACGGTACCGCGAGCTTCTCCTTCGCGGTCGCCGAAGCCGCCCTTCGCCACGGCATCGTGCCCGATACGATCAGCTCGGACATTTACCGAGGCAATCGGATCAATGGCCCGGTGTACAGTCTCGCGAACGTGATGACGAAGTTTCTTGCGCTCGGGTACCCGCTTCGGGACATCGTCGCGGCCGTCACTTCGCGCGCTGCCGCAAGTCTCGGACGACCCGAGCTCGGCCGGATCCGCGAGGGGGACGCCTCGATGCTCACCCTGTTCGAGGTCAAGCGGGAATCGATCACCTTATACGATTCCGAAGGCGCCGTTAGAAAGGCGGAGCATCGAATCGAACCCAAAGGAGTTGTCATTTATGGATCATTCTTTCCTTGCGAAATACGGGCTTAA
- a CDS encoding deaminase domain-containing protein gives MRATLHVKHYKQSLEGYLLYRKYLDWIVMLEAMAKAGDLTGPKLHEHIRGNYAVGLLEDKTLGRRKFYYSTTMVKTEGKYNAFINRVKGSKAYASWWEGMLADLYYKTPEFYQYIEVDRSRGVRTPGAKRRVHDSECIILENISEFIHHQRLHDYKVYIYSHKEPCLNCDLVFQQFLERHSQSELTIFYHHTYHQPLPSKYSWRY, from the coding sequence ATGAGGGCTACATTACACGTAAAACATTACAAGCAAAGTTTGGAAGGCTATTTGTTGTACAGAAAATACTTGGATTGGATCGTAATGCTAGAAGCCATGGCCAAAGCCGGAGATCTGACGGGGCCGAAGCTCCACGAACATATAAGAGGAAACTATGCAGTGGGGCTGCTCGAAGACAAGACCCTGGGGCGTCGGAAATTTTATTATTCGACCACCATGGTGAAGACCGAAGGCAAATACAATGCTTTCATCAACCGGGTGAAAGGAAGTAAAGCATATGCCTCCTGGTGGGAGGGGATGCTCGCCGATCTGTATTATAAGACGCCCGAGTTTTACCAATACATAGAAGTCGATCGTTCAAGAGGCGTTCGTACGCCGGGGGCAAAGAGAAGAGTTCATGACAGCGAATGCATCATTCTCGAAAATATTAGCGAATTCATCCACCACCAACGATTACATGATTACAAAGTATACATTTATTCGCATAAAGAACCCTGTCTGAATTGCGATCTGGTGTTCCAACAGTTCCTAGAGCGGCATTCCCAGTCCGAATTAACGATCTTTTATCATCATACCTATCATCAGCCGCTGCCGTCGAAGTACAGTTGGAGGTATTAG
- a CDS encoding alpha-L-fucosidase: MSTREERVEHFLQDRFGMFIHWGLYAIPARGEWVRSVEKISNEAYQPYFEEFDASRYDPKAWARAAKQAGQKYAVLTTKHHDGFCLFDSALTDYKATNTPAGRDLVREYVDAFRAEGLGVGFYYSIIDWHHDDYPAYGDRIHPERDNPAFKDKPIDFERYLTYMHGQVRELLTNYGPIDIMWFDFSYDDMTGEKWKATELVQMIRSIQPNIIIDNRLGGNIKAAEPEVYAGDFYSPEQIIPPGGIVDENGKSIPWEACITLNDNWGYHSEDRAYKSPKQVVRTLVECVSKNGNLLLNVGPDAKGEIPKPSLDILEGVGEWLRRNGDSIYGCGASALPKPEWGRYTQNGNKLYAHVFDRGVGPIYFQGLKGKIKKARLLQDGSELIVSVPWMADHYSDIESGAFITLKGAELPDDWDTVIELELLP; encoded by the coding sequence ATGAGTACGAGGGAAGAGCGCGTGGAGCATTTTCTGCAAGACCGGTTCGGCATGTTCATTCACTGGGGGCTGTATGCGATTCCCGCGCGGGGAGAATGGGTTCGAAGCGTGGAGAAGATCAGCAACGAAGCGTATCAGCCTTACTTCGAGGAGTTCGACGCGAGCCGGTACGACCCGAAGGCGTGGGCGCGCGCGGCGAAGCAAGCGGGGCAGAAATATGCGGTGCTGACGACGAAGCATCACGACGGCTTCTGTCTGTTCGACAGCGCGCTGACGGACTACAAGGCGACGAATACGCCGGCGGGGCGCGATCTAGTGCGAGAATACGTGGACGCGTTCCGGGCGGAGGGGCTCGGCGTCGGGTTTTATTATTCGATCATCGACTGGCATCACGACGATTACCCGGCGTACGGCGACCGCATCCATCCGGAGCGGGACAATCCGGCGTTCAAGGATAAGCCGATCGACTTCGAACGGTATTTGACCTACATGCACGGCCAAGTCCGCGAGCTGCTGACGAACTACGGCCCGATCGACATTATGTGGTTCGATTTCTCTTACGACGACATGACCGGGGAAAAGTGGAAAGCGACGGAGCTCGTGCAGATGATCCGATCGATTCAGCCGAACATCATTATCGACAATCGGCTCGGAGGCAACATCAAGGCGGCGGAGCCGGAAGTGTACGCGGGGGATTTCTACTCGCCGGAGCAGATCATTCCGCCGGGCGGCATCGTCGACGAGAACGGCAAGTCGATCCCGTGGGAGGCTTGCATTACGCTGAACGACAACTGGGGGTATCATTCGGAGGACCGCGCGTACAAGTCGCCGAAGCAGGTCGTTCGGACGCTCGTGGAATGCGTGAGCAAGAACGGAAACCTGCTGCTCAACGTCGGCCCGGACGCCAAGGGGGAAATTCCGAAGCCTTCGCTCGACATCCTCGAGGGCGTCGGCGAATGGCTGCGCCGGAACGGCGACAGCATCTACGGCTGCGGGGCGTCGGCGCTGCCGAAGCCGGAGTGGGGACGGTACACGCAGAACGGGAACAAGCTGTACGCGCATGTGTTCGACCGGGGCGTCGGGCCGATCTACTTCCAAGGGCTGAAGGGGAAGATCAAGAAAGCCCGGCTGCTGCAGGACGGCAGCGAGCTGATCGTGTCGGTGCCGTGGATGGCGGATCACTATTCCGATATCGAGAGCGGCGCGTTCATTACGCTGAAGGGAGCGGAGCTGCCGGACGATTGGGATACGGTCATCGAGCTGGAGCTGCTGCCATGA
- a CDS encoding helix-turn-helix domain-containing protein, with protein MLTRKGSFRSSRKDLKVLLHFFIPYALLLVGFLSVGYYAYERTSQLIESQTKETAFTVMEQTKDILDRRFEEIETIAEQVAGGTKARSFQYVEQPFAGTNPVRILELHKDLFDYPLFNHFILDYFVVYPDSEMIVSPNAMYKLRQFYDLKFRYEGQSYETWVGALADRYRSKAFLQGQIVTYEGKQHSVVTYLRSFGTKEHPALVLFLIDNTQIQNMLRRLSSGDGGFAFIQDEHGQTISQSGVVGDTSWSEALSDGFSEADIDGRRMLVTRSTSDYNGWTYVSAQPEAAVLEKVQYLRRLLSTILALGLLAGMAAALLFAYRNSRPLWMLLRTLPTAGRTAGSETAAPARNAWDEIRSSVTNLVHRNGDLEEKLELQMPLLRSGFYDRLLRGYYASNQDIAVAMEHARVSWEGEFHAVGLLEISGYDGGYNEEMLRELDIRKLGVRDVLAKSYGRTIAAHDLSENQIALLMNGDADSAAAFMDKLRRILGELRERFANELHVAVHVSVGGCCRRLTDISRSFEEARLLMQRESWSSERAIVFQDDASPAMPTYFYPPDVELRLVNLVASGNVTETDALLEQIRDNNLVRQSLPAAVGRILLGELSGTLLKCIGEAGSGLDPHREEIERALLAVETGKPPKAAFDEIAGAFLSICRSQNDRKKSHNLQLKDDLIRYIEENYHRTDLSLGKLAEHTQTSEAYISYFFKEQTGVNFSDYLERLRMTHARTLLEGSDAPVNEIAVAVGYYSLNTFSRAFKRANGLSATEYRKSRKPQDGSGF; from the coding sequence ATGCTTACTAGAAAAGGGTCATTCCGAAGCAGCCGCAAGGATCTAAAGGTGCTGCTTCATTTCTTTATCCCCTACGCCCTGTTGCTTGTAGGGTTCTTGAGCGTGGGCTATTACGCGTATGAACGAACGTCGCAGCTCATCGAAAGCCAAACGAAAGAGACGGCCTTCACCGTCATGGAACAGACGAAGGACATTCTGGATCGGCGCTTCGAGGAGATCGAGACGATCGCGGAGCAGGTGGCCGGCGGCACGAAGGCGCGGTCGTTCCAATACGTCGAGCAGCCGTTCGCGGGGACGAACCCGGTGCGCATTCTCGAGCTTCATAAGGATTTGTTCGACTACCCGCTGTTCAACCACTTCATCTTGGACTATTTCGTCGTTTACCCGGACAGCGAGATGATCGTATCGCCGAACGCGATGTACAAGCTGCGGCAGTTTTACGATTTGAAATTCCGATACGAGGGACAATCGTACGAGACGTGGGTCGGCGCGCTCGCCGATCGGTACCGCTCGAAGGCGTTCCTGCAGGGGCAGATCGTCACGTACGAGGGGAAGCAGCACTCCGTCGTGACGTACCTGCGTTCCTTCGGCACGAAGGAGCACCCGGCGCTCGTTCTGTTTCTGATCGATAACACGCAAATCCAGAACATGCTGCGCCGATTGAGCTCGGGCGACGGCGGCTTCGCGTTCATCCAGGACGAGCACGGGCAGACGATCAGCCAATCCGGCGTCGTCGGCGATACGTCGTGGTCCGAAGCTTTAAGCGACGGCTTCTCCGAGGCGGACATCGACGGGCGGCGCATGCTGGTCACCCGGTCGACGTCGGACTACAACGGCTGGACGTACGTGTCCGCGCAGCCGGAGGCGGCCGTGCTGGAGAAGGTGCAGTACTTAAGACGCCTCCTCTCGACGATTCTGGCGTTGGGACTGCTCGCGGGAATGGCGGCCGCCCTCTTGTTCGCGTACCGCAACAGCCGGCCGCTCTGGATGCTGCTGCGGACGCTGCCGACGGCCGGACGGACGGCGGGCTCGGAAACCGCGGCGCCGGCGCGGAACGCCTGGGACGAGATTCGCTCCTCCGTGACGAATCTCGTGCATCGCAACGGCGATCTCGAGGAGAAGCTCGAGCTGCAGATGCCGCTGCTCCGCAGCGGATTTTACGACAGATTGCTGCGAGGCTACTACGCCTCGAATCAAGATATCGCCGTCGCGATGGAGCATGCGCGCGTCTCCTGGGAAGGGGAGTTCCACGCCGTCGGACTGCTGGAGATCTCCGGTTACGACGGCGGCTACAACGAGGAGATGCTGCGAGAGCTCGATATTCGCAAGCTCGGCGTACGGGACGTGCTGGCGAAGAGCTACGGCCGGACGATCGCGGCTCACGACCTAAGCGAAAACCAGATCGCGCTGCTCATGAACGGGGACGCCGATTCCGCGGCGGCGTTCATGGACAAGCTGCGCCGCATTCTCGGCGAGCTCCGCGAACGGTTCGCGAACGAGCTTCACGTCGCCGTGCACGTCTCGGTCGGCGGCTGCTGCCGCCGACTGACGGACATCAGCCGTTCGTTCGAGGAAGCGCGGCTGCTGATGCAGCGGGAGAGCTGGTCGAGCGAGCGCGCGATCGTCTTCCAGGACGATGCGAGCCCGGCGATGCCGACGTATTTCTACCCGCCCGACGTGGAGCTTCGGCTCGTCAATCTGGTCGCCTCCGGCAACGTGACGGAGACGGACGCGTTGTTAGAACAAATCCGCGACAACAACCTAGTGCGGCAGAGCCTGCCCGCGGCGGTCGGCCGCATCCTGCTCGGCGAGCTGTCCGGGACGCTGCTCAAGTGCATCGGGGAGGCCGGCTCCGGCCTCGATCCGCACCGCGAGGAGATCGAGCGCGCGCTGCTGGCGGTGGAAACCGGCAAGCCGCCGAAGGCCGCGTTCGACGAGATCGCGGGCGCCTTCCTCTCGATCTGCCGGAGTCAGAACGACCGGAAGAAGAGCCACAACCTGCAGCTGAAGGACGATCTGATCCGGTACATCGAAGAGAATTACCACCGTACGGATCTAAGTCTCGGCAAGCTGGCGGAGCATACGCAGACGTCGGAGGCGTATATTTCTTACTTTTTCAAAGAACAAACCGGGGTGAACTTCTCCGATTATCTCGAGCGGCTGCGCATGACGCACGCCCGTACCCTCCTCGAAGGGAGCGACGCGCCGGTCAACGAGATCGCCGTCGCGGTCGGCTATTATTCGCTGAACACGTTCAGCCGCGCTTTCAAACGGGCGAACGGCCTCAGCGCCACCGAATACCGCAAATCCCGGAAACCCCAAGACGGAAGCGGCTTCTAA
- a CDS encoding ABC transporter permease: MYALFALPLIYVLLFKYVPMLGNVIAFKQFSVTKGLFGSPWVGFDQFERFFGSYEFWRLLGNTLSISFYTLIASFPFPILLAIGLHYAKNERFKKTVQMVTYAPYFISLVVLVGLLLQFLDPRTGILNAMLGWFGVEPINFMAEASMFQSIYVWSHVWQNVGFACIIYLAALAGIDPSLHEAGVMDGASKLQRIWHIDIPSIMPIAVILLILNTGTVMETGFEKILLMQNSLNLRTSEVIDTYVYKVGLISQALNFSYATAIGLFKAVIGFVLIVVVNGAAKKMGQESLW, encoded by the coding sequence CTGTACGCATTGTTCGCATTGCCGCTGATCTACGTCCTTCTGTTCAAGTATGTTCCTATGTTAGGAAATGTGATCGCTTTCAAACAGTTTTCGGTAACGAAAGGGTTGTTCGGCAGTCCGTGGGTCGGGTTCGATCAATTCGAGCGGTTCTTCGGCTCGTACGAATTCTGGCGGCTGTTGGGCAATACGTTGTCGATCAGCTTCTATACGTTGATCGCCAGCTTCCCTTTCCCCATCCTGTTAGCCATCGGACTGCATTACGCCAAGAACGAACGATTCAAGAAGACGGTGCAGATGGTCACGTACGCGCCTTATTTCATCTCGCTCGTCGTCTTGGTCGGCTTGCTCCTGCAATTTTTGGATCCGCGGACCGGCATTCTGAACGCGATGCTCGGATGGTTCGGGGTCGAACCGATCAACTTCATGGCCGAAGCGTCGATGTTCCAGTCGATCTACGTATGGTCGCATGTGTGGCAGAACGTCGGGTTCGCCTGCATCATCTATTTGGCGGCGCTGGCGGGTATCGATCCTTCCCTGCACGAGGCGGGCGTCATGGACGGCGCAAGCAAGCTGCAGCGGATCTGGCATATCGACATTCCGAGCATTATGCCGATCGCGGTCATCCTGCTCATTCTGAACACGGGGACGGTTATGGAAACCGGGTTCGAGAAAATATTGCTCATGCAAAATTCGCTCAATCTGCGGACGTCCGAAGTGATCGACACGTACGTGTACAAGGTCGGCCTCATCTCGCAGGCGCTTAACTTCTCTTACGCGACCGCCATCGGGTTGTTCAAAGCCGTCATCGGCTTCGTCTTGATCGTCGTCGTCAACGGAGCCGCGAAGAAGATGGGTCAGGAGAGCTTATGGTGA